aagcaacaagcagagaaagGGCTCTATATAAGGAGCCTCTTGGTCATTGTACGCGTAATATTGTTTGAGAGTAGGAGAAGGTTGCTGAAGAGAGAGTGTGTTGAAGACTACAAGAGAGATTAGGGATCAAGAAATACGAGAAAGAAGGTTGCGGTGGAAAAAAGAGGAACATTGAAAAATAGGaggaaaaaatttttttgtctttattttaaaAGATGGTTCATAATTACTGTGCTCCGGAAgaacatattataaattatttggatCATCCAATTTATGTAAGTTGGTATATTATATCTTTATTgtgttttaattttctgttttttttatatttaatatagtaacgtatatatatattttttattttgagattaattttatgttataaaaaaattataatataataaactgTATATTATGTaatgtaataaaaattttataataaaatatatattttttacaataaaatattaaaatgttatagtaaaataaatatatgttctgttaataaacaaaaaaatgtaTGTTgcaaaaaagtagaaaaatattagtttttcatgcatcagtaaaaaaaaaatcgcccatttatatcaatttaaaaatataataataataataataataataataataataataataataataataataataatatacaaataataacaatataatataatatatacatatatatttacgGTTTGCATACTAATAAATATatgcataaattttttaagtagtaaaaattttgaatttttaacataaatatgcgtatgttaattaataaataatattataaaaaattaaaaaataaatattataataaataaggaatttaaatttttaaaaaataaataaataaatagataagctatgttgaatattttaataaataagatattaaaataaatatgtgaatgtttattaatatatttataaggattattatttaaataatgtaACAGATATCTTTGTTGATGCAGCCTAACCAGAATTTGTTGGTGCGTAAACTGGATCCGCCACAGACGTGGAATCCGATAGTGGAGAACTACTTACGCGCCACGGGATTCTACCATGTGTCTAGAATTGAAGTCATAAGAGGATTTCACCCCATGTTAGCGGCTCTGGTTGAAAGGTGGAGGCCTGAAACTCACACCTTTGTATTGCCGATCGGTGAGGTTACAGTGACATTAGAGGATGTGGCTCATATATTCGGACTACCCATTGATGGAGAGGCTGTCAGTGGATGGACAGATAGTAGTGGCGAGTTCGTTCAGAGTCAGGGCATAGAGATATTCGGTCGTGAGCTATCAGTCAGTGGTAATGCGAAGTCTTATATAAAGCTTGGATGGGTTCGACGTATTAGAGACGCAGAGTAGTTGGACACTGACGAGTCTATCAGGAGATACGTCAGATGTCATATCTTCTGTTTGTTAGGGTCGACCTTATTCACAGACAAGTCGACTGCATATGCCCATGCGAAATATCTACCTTTGCTTCGTGATTTCGAGCGGATCCATACTTATAGTTGGGGGTCAGCTTGTCTCGCACATCTTTATAGAGCACTATGCCGTGCATCACGATATGATACAAAGGAGATTGATGGCCCTCTAAATCTCTTGTTTGTTTGGGCATGGGAGCGAATGCCGTGTCTTGCTCCCGTACCGAGACAAACGCTTCCACCGGCCGAGATACCAGTTGCCATGAGGTAATAAGACTTATTTTAGTTATGTGTTATATTCATGCATATATGACATATGatgacttatttaatttttttcaattaacaatgTTTCAGGTGGAGTCATTCGGAACGGACCACAGCGTGGTCATCGAAGACGGTGGAGACATTCAGGCATGATATAGATTACATGCAGGAGGTAAGTAGTTATGGCTCTTCTAATCTGTTTTTTGAACCATTATTATTAGGGTTCTAATATACCAATAATACTGTGGCAGTTTGAGTGGCGGCCGTATGACGGGTTGATCGTCCCCGACGACTTGCATCCCATCTTGAGGTGTGTGACATCGTTGCTCCGTTGTTATCGTTCGAGTGTGTTGAGTGGCACCCTGCGGACCGAGTGATGCGTAAGTTTGGATATGTACAACCTCCTCCGGGGATACCAAGGGATATTCCAGTTGACCATCATTGCATCGTTCTACGCGGAGTGCAACTTCATGACTGGACAGTTTTGCGTGGGCCATGGATAGTGGAGTGGGCCAACAGGCGACACAGCCGACTACGAGACCTGCACCCCCTACCGACCTGGGATTTTTTACCGACGCTTGAGTACCGGGATTGGTACATGCGCTCCTACGGACATCTGTTGAGATTGACAGGGTACGTTCCTCATCATCCACAGCCACCTGCCCCACAGCCACCTCCCCCTCAGCCACCTCAGCATGCAGTGTTTGAGCTGTTTCCTTATTATATACCACAGCCACCGGTCTACAGTCATGGTAGCCATCACACTCAGCAGTCCCAGCACAACCACCACTCTCAGCAGTCCCCCCCACAGCCACCACTCTCAGCAGTCCCAGCACAGCCACCACTCTCAGCATCATGATCCCATACTTACCATTCCTTCCGGTCAtgattggtttgacttctccagcgACGGACCCGGAGATCAGCTACAACAGGATTGGATTGACGCTGGTTTAGGTGGCTGGTCAGATTTTAGTAGTATCCCTTCACCGTCAGTGCCGGCTGATCCACGTAGGGCATCAGTAGATATGGGACATGCTTTACGGGGTCGTACTTCTGACCACGCGTCAGAGAGTGCGTCATGTGATAGTGGTTTTAGTCAGCGTCAGCGGGGATACGCAGTTGTTGACACGTTCATCCCCGGTCCATCTGCTCCAGCTGAGGCAGGCGGGTCGGCCGCTCCGACAGAGGCAGGCGGGTCGGCCGCTCCGACAGATGCAGGAGGGTCAGTTCGAGGTCACTCATATGACCTACGGACGGAGCGAAATCCACCTGATAGGTATACTCCATCGCGGTTAGGGACGGGCATTATGCGTAAGGGACTGCACTGGTTCGTTGGAAAGAAGTGAGCTTTGGTCATTAACTTAATGTAAATCGTGTTTAATGTTTGTTTAATTAACGTATGTAATCAGTTGATGTTTGTTTGTTTAACATATGTAATCAGTTAATGTTTGTTTTGTTTACATATGCAAATCGTGTTTAATGTTTGTTTACATATACAAACACgtctaatttcaaaatcatcgactaacaaaatacaaataaaaaatacaaccaTGACAATATTAAACTACGAAGCAGCACCACTCGGTCCATCACGCTGAGGACACCTACTCTGACTATGACCCTGAGCACCACAGAGACAGCATATCTGAGGACCACGCATGTCGCGTGAGTCCATTTCATTCAAGTATCGGGTTAGTTTGGGCCTGCCTTTAGACGTTCGCCTCTGCACGGGATTAGCGACCAATGTGGGTCCCTCATAAGGGGGCCATGTATCGGGATCACCTAATGGTGTAAACTCAAACTTATATACTTTACGAACCTCTGTCATCTTGTACACATCATGCACATACAACTGCCAATCGAGACGCTGGTTAGCACAGCAAGCAATAACATGGTGACATGGTATTCGTTCAACCTGAAAGTGCCCACAATCACACGTCCGTCGTGCAAGATCAACAACTAGCACCTTTCCAGTAGTCATTTCGCGCACCTCAAACACCTCATTTCGTCTATCAAAATGGTGCACAACTATATTCCCAGCCTGTTGCATACTTGCTTCTATCCGCTGTTGCGCAAATGCGGAGTACGTATATCCAGCACGCTTGCGTTCGTGAGTCTCGGCACTCTTCCGCGTAAAAAGTTCATTTAACCTATAATATGTTGCTCGGACCAGCGCCAACACAGGTAGATTACGGGCACCCTTCAAGACTGAGTTAATGCACTCGACAAGGTTCGTTGTCATATGGCCCCATCGATGTCCTTCGTCGAATGTCAATACCCAATGTCTGAGTCCAATGGCATCGCACCACCTGGCATATGCCTCGTCTCGCTCTTCCAACCTCTTATAGTTGATATTGTACTCCTCCACCGTTGTTGAATACCCTATGTTGACAACAAGCTTTTGCAAGTGAGGGACTTTGAATGCCCTTAAGAAGTTACTGCCGATGTGTCATATACAAAACATCCACCATGCTCTTGGAGGTTGCCAGTCACCACCGGAACGATTTACTGCTGTCCGTATTGACTCATGTCGGTCTGAGATCATACCCACGCCATCTTTTCTAACAACATACATTCGCAGATTCCTGAGAAAGAAGTGACACGCATCAGCTGTCTCCCCTTCCACCAAGGCAAAGGCGATAGGCACAATATTATGGTTCCATCTTGTGCAACAGCGACTAGAAGTGTACCTTTGTATTTTTCGTATAGGTGTGTACCGTCAACCTGAACCAGGGGCTTGCAATGCCTGAATGCCCTAATGCATGAATTGAAACTCCAAAATACACGATGAAGTATTTTTACACCTTGCGCCTCCTCATTCCCGTTGTACAGTGGTCGTGTTTCTATTTGGACAACTGAACCAGGCATCTTCTGCACCATGACCGAtagccaccatggcaaggcttggTAAGAATCCTCCCAACCACCGAAAACGTTGGCTATggacttctgctttgccaaccaagcctttcggTAACTAATGGTATAGTTGAACCTTGACTGGACTTCCGCAATTATAGATTTTACCTTGATGGACGGGTCCGTCTCAACCAATGGCCTTATAGCATTAGCAACTGTATCTGAGTCCAACTTTGAATGATCTTGTGAAATTGTTCCGATCGTGCACGTGTGGCTACCGTTGTATCTTCGTATCTCCCAACAACCTTTTTTCCGTATCAAGctagctcggataagccagtcACATCCGCGCCCGTacatcttgcattttgcatagaacgtctgtggctcagactcatacacctcATAGTCAACTCCTTTACCAATAGTGAAACTTCTAATTGCTGCGACGACCGACTTTCTAGAACTGTATTCCATTCCAATCCAGAACTCCCCGTCCTCACCATCGACAACGCCTATgtcaacaaaattaaaaaatagtaaaaaaattcaagttaaaatataaaatacatatctttactaacattttaagaatATTCAACTATTTTACCGAGATTGACCGGTTTTCATCGGTTCATTTCCGATTTCACCAATTCATACTGGTTCGTTTCCTTACTCGGTTTAATTAACGGACCGGACCGGTTTAATATTTGGTTCACCATTtttccggtcgaaccggccggttcAGTCCGGTCCGGTCCGGTTAAGACAACACTATTTTTTACTCAATCGAACGtataaactaacaaaaaattattatttagtgaCCACGTACCTATGTTTGTATATTTCGGAAACTCGTGGGCATGCATGGCCTCGAGATCCAACTCACGCATAAAAGGTGGAACGTCCATCGGTTGACTGCTCGACGGACCCACCACTACATTCTCTGCTGCTGCCTCAACTCCCACATTACCATCTTCATCTTCGTCACCGGCCTCATAAGTGGCTTCGAAATCATCTTCGCTGTCACTATTCATTCCTTGGTACACTGCATCTCTATCACCATGTATATCTATATCATTCTGAACCGCCACTGCCTCTACAGTTTCAAAATCAACGTACACCTCAATCTGTGGGTGTCGCATCTGAGTCTGCTGGTGAATTTGAAACATCTTCTGCATACTCGCTTCATCAGTGATCGGCATGGCatcaaactgtattagaccaccaaaaacCACAACCGAATTTCAGTACAGAATTCTGCTCACTCTCATTAACGTACCATTCTCCATGCTTTGACAGAGGCCATTCTGCAGCTCTATTAATGTCATCGTGCAGGGAACCACAAACGAAAACAGATTCTGGCACACAAACctcactccctcatgagtattACGTATTATCTCCCCGTTGCGATACACCACCAAATTTGCAGTTCCCTCCATTACACCACCTCAAAGaatcctcacaacacactcaaatctCACTCACTATGGAAAACACTCTCGAGCTCTTCTTTATATAGAGCAGTGCTGCCTGTCTCAACCAATCACGCTTTGACACGTGTCAGAACGCCCCTGCGTGCTGACTCATCACGTCCTCCACGTGCTGAACTTCCTGGCCAATCACTCGTCGCCACGTCAGCACGCCCCCCACGTGCTGATTCACCACGCCTCTTGCGTGCTGCCACGTGCTGCAACGACATTCCGCCACATCAGCACGCCCCCTGCGTGCTGACTCAGCACGCCCTCTGCATGCTGCTTACGTGGCTCAACCAGAGCGTGCCACCTAGCCTCTACGCCCCCTGCGTGTTGAAGGCACCACGCCCCCTGCGTGTTACCCCTTCATCTGACACGTCCATCTATTTGTAATACACACAATAAGTGCATTTTCTCCCAATACACCAAAATATTTTCCATATTTTAATTAATGAGCTGTTTTTAGGTgccaatttgttttttttttttcattaaccgTTTTGACTTTTGACTATTAATTCAACCGTTGatgttatattataaaattattttaataactaaatttaattaaattgatctaataatttaagaattgataataaaaaattttaattaaaaaaatatttaattaaattaaattttaaaaaaattttcttcgcCTACCATATCTTTAATCCATTTTTTGACGCACAAATCAcatatatcatatgtatataaAAGACTAATTATagacacaaaaaaatattttaaaaaaaattaattattaagttATTGACTTTTCCTATTGTGCCAAGGAATTAAGTTATTAGTTGaatttaaaattgataaaaaaaatgttcacaaatactaaaaattagttggtatatatatattgataaaatgAATagccattaaaatttaaaataatcaaattttttaaataaaatactcaatttatttttataaaataatcaaaCTTTTTTACGATGATGAAACCAAAtgttaataaatacaaaaaatttgttGTCATTGTATTTTTATACGAGTTAAGTTTTAAAGTAGCTTCTGAAATTACATTCGAGCTTCAAAATGATCTCTGAAACCAATAATTCTTCAAATTCATTCCCAAAATTGCACTCTGGAACTCATAGTAATCCCTGAGATATTTTCCATTCATCAGAATTCAGAACCTTAAAACaacattgtttaaaaaaaaaaaagagcgtaGCGTAGACTCCCCAATtcgaacaaaaaaaaagaaaaaaaaaagaagcctccccaattcaaacaaaaaaaaaaaagaaaaaaaaagaagcctATCTTAAAACCAACCCCCTCCCCCCAACCCCATTTCCAATTTGTTCCTTTTCCCATCCCCATCGCCAACCCCTTCTCCTTCCCCTTctccttccccttcttcttcttcttttccaactttttcctttcccttcctcttctacttctcccaacctttctctttttctttcacatATATGTTCTAGTTGTTGTTATTGTCGCCGCTAGATGAGAAGGtaaagatagaagtggaagaggaagaggagtcaGAGGTGGGTGGTTGTTGGTGTTGCGCGGCGGAAGTTGAGCGGCGGACAGGATGTGAGAGCGATGATGAGAGTGAAAAGAGTAGTGTTCGAAATTTTATTGAGTTCAgaaattttgttattaaatttgcCATTTCTTTTTGGTTTGCAGTGGTGGTCGTTGATAGTAAGAAATTTTGAAAGAGTTTTCTGGTCTGAGACAGACGAGTTGGATACTTTGAAATGAAACTAGTTTAATGACTCGTTTAATTAGAAGAGGAAGGGGAAGGAGAAGGGAATGGAACAGATTGGGAATTGAGCGGGGAGGACGGGGTGGTTCTACACTacactttctttttttcttttttcttttttttttgtttgaattggGGGGTCTACGCTATACTTTTTTtgttcaaaacgacgtcgtttcaagGTTCTGATAAACGGAAAATGTCTCGAGGACTACTATGAGTCCGGGAGTGCAATTTCGGGGACGAATTTAAGAAATTATTAATTTCAGGGATCACTTTGAGGCTCGAGTACAAGTTTAGGGACTACTTTGAGACTTAACTCATTTTTATACAtgttaaatttctaaaaaaagaGCAGAGTAAGAagataatattatatgtaaagttgTTGTGTTAAAGTTGTTGTTATATAATACAAGAATCACCTTATTTATAGGGATATACCAACTAACCTCATAAATATCCATCTACTAACTACTAGTACTTAACTCCCAACTACTAACAACTCTAATAATATTTTAACATGTCTCCACAAGTTGGTGAATGAAAGATATTAATAATTCCCAACTTGAATAAGTTTCGATGAGATGGTTGAGGAAGAGGCGTACGACACGGTAACACAGAGGAAGAGACGTCCAACGTGGGCCGCGATTCTGGTCATGACAAGAAGGAGAAAAATGGCTTCTGCTCTGATTAGGGGAAGATGTGAGCGGCATGCAGTGACGCAGAAGAGACGATGTTTGCAGCGCTATgacgcagaagaagaagaaagaagacgcGTGTGTTGCAGGTTGGTGATTCTGGACATAGAGGAAAGGAGGAACAAGGCTACTGCTCTAGTTATGTGTTTGAGAGTGAGATAGGAGTGAGATAATCAAGGAGGTGTAGGAAGAAAAACAATAGAAGAAAAAAGGGGATGTCGGGGACGCCGCAACGGCACATGGTGGCCAGTGAACAAATAGATAAAGATAGGGAGAAAATGTATGGACAGGAGGTGGTTCTTGACAGAGGAAGAAGGATAAAATGGACGaataagaagagaatagaaaagaagaagaactaaCGGTAACAACAAACTTTGAGAGGCGTGTGAAGGCGCGTTTTAGCTCTCAACAACCATAATTTTGGGTCCGTTGGACTTGGAAGGACAAGACGAAAAGGATGGATTATTTGGTAAGGTGAGAAAGTATCAgtaacaagaacaaaaaaaaaattatagatgaAAATATTTGAGTGAAAAAAAATGGTGATTTTTTACTGAAAAACTAATGACTTATCCTCTTCAAGGTTAATACCATAACTCTGATACTATGTTAAATTTCTGGGAGAAGAGCAGAATAAGAagataatattatatgtaaagttATTGTATTGAAGTTGTTGTTACATGATACAAGAGTCACCTTCTTTACAAGGGAATTAAAGGTATTACCAACTAACCTCATAAATATCAATCTACTAACTACTAGTCATTACTAATTGAGTGAATACCCCACCCGACCCCTAACAATTATCTCGAAAAGACTACGaggctcaaaaaaaaaaaaaacactcaatcCGGCccctgatcttttttttttttgggactgattagccccctgtgcaaaaaaaaaaaaatagcattgaTTATTTTTTTACACAAAGGCTAATTAGTCCCATAAAAGTAAAACTCAAGAGTCgggttgattttttttgttaagggtctcgttgtctttcgaggtaATTATCAGT
The sequence above is drawn from the Arachis hypogaea cultivar Tifrunner chromosome 4, arahy.Tifrunner.gnm2.J5K5, whole genome shotgun sequence genome and encodes:
- the LOC112798342 gene encoding uncharacterized protein, with translation MASVKAWRMFDAMPITDEASMQKMFQIHQQTQMRHPQIEVYVDFETVEAVAVQNDIDIHGDRDAVYQGMNSDSEDDFEATYEAGDEDEDGNVGVEAAAENVVVGPSSSQPMDVPPFMRELDLEAMHAHEFPKYTNIGVVDGEDGEFWIGMEYSSRKSVVAAIRSFTIGKGVDYEVYESEPQTFYAKCKMYGRGCDWLIRASLIRKKGCWEIRRYNGSHTCTIGTISQDHSKLDSDTVANAIRPLVETDPSIKVKSIIAEVQSRFNYTISYRKAWLAKQKSIANVFGGWEDSYQALPWWLSVMVQKMPGSVVQIETRPLYNGNEEAQGVKILHRVFWSFNSCIRAFRHCKPLVQVDGTHLYEKYKGTLLVAVAQDGTIILCLSPLPWWKGRQLMRVTSFSGICEWYSTTVEEYNINYKRLEERDEAYARWCDAIGLRHWVLTFDEGHRWGHMTTNLVECINSVLKGARNLPVLALVRATYYRLNELFTRKSAETHERKRAGYTYSAFAQQRIEASMQQAGNIVVHHFDRRNEVFEVREMTTGKVLVVDLARRTCDCGHFQVERIPCHHVIACCANQRLDWQLYVHDVYKMTEVRKVYKFEFTPLGDPDTWPPYEGPTLVANPVQRRTSKGRPKLTRYLNEMDSRDMRGPQICCLCGAQGHSQSRCPQRDGPSGAAS